The genome window GCCGTCAACCAATCCATCCCGTATTCGCGCCGGATCGCGATCGCCATGGCAGAGCTTGCGGATCTGAGATACGATTTCTCTGCTCTGCAAGATCTTTTGAATATCAAGCTCGAATATATCAACTACACGACTCCGGCAGAGCTGCACTCGAAAATAAGGGGATTTTCGGACGAGGAAGGCACGGTGATCGGAACGGGACTCGCGGTCAGGTATGCCCAGCAGTTCGGCATGCATGGGACACTCATTTATACCGAGAAGAGCATCATCGAGTCGATCGAGCGCGCTTTGGAAATCATTCATTTTAAAAAAGAGGAAGAAAAACGCAATCAGGCCTTTATGGCCATTATCAATTCCGTGCGCGACGGGATTATCGCAACCAACAGTAACGACGAGATTACCATCGTCAACGATTCAGCCCGCCAGCTCCTCCAGCTCCCAAACGAAAATCTCCTAGGAACAAACCTATCCGCTGCTCTCTCGCCTCTCTCCTTGCTGGAGCTTGCCCATGAAGAGAGCTTCCAGGACAAGATCATCAAATTCAGGCATATCCGGTTGAATACGACCAAAACGGGAATCTATCAAAAGAATGTCAAAATCGGCAACGTGCTAACCTTTCAGGACATGACGCATATCGAGAACATCGAGCAGAAGTACCGGCTGGAGAATGAAGCGAAAGGACAGATTGCCCGATCGCATTTTCCAGATATCATCAGCTCAAATTCAGCCATGAGTCAAACCGTGGAACGAGCCAAACGATTTTCACAGACCGACTCCACGATCCTGATCATCGGCGAGACTGGAACAGGTAAAGAGCTCTTGGCTCAGAGCATTCACAATCACAGTGACCGCAAATCGCAGCCTTTTGTCGCCATCAATTGTGCAGCCTTGCCGGAAACGCTCTTGGAAAGCCAGCTGTTTGGCTACGAAGACGGAGCGTTCACAGGCGCCTCCAAGAACGGAAAAAAGGGCCTTTTTGAAATTGCCCACAACGGCACTGTTTTTCTGGATGAGATCAATTCCATTTCCCTGCATTTTCAGGCCCGGTTATTACGGGTTCTGCAGGAAAAAGAAGTGGTTCGGGTCGGGGGAAACAAGGTGATCCCTATTAATATCAGAGTCGTCGCTGCCACCAATGAGGACTTGTTGCCTCTGGTGAAGAGCAGCAAATTCCGTGCGGATCTCTACTACCGCCTCAATGTATTGAAGCTGAATATCCCTCCGCTGCGGGAACGGCTGGAGGATGTCCCGCTGTTGACCAAGCAATTTTTGCTGCATCAAAACAAAGAGCTCTATCAGCACGTCGAACCGTGCATTGAAAAATTGTGCGCGGAGCTCAAGAAGTATACATATCCAGGCAACATCCGCGAACTATACAATATTTTGGAGCGCTTCTCTATCCTCTGCGAGCCTGAGAAAGTTCAAGATTTCGAAACCTGCAAACAGATCATCAGGGAATGCATGGAGGACCGCTCAGCGGATATAGGAAACCACGGTCAAAGTTTGGAGATCGACCTGCAGGAAAGCTATCGGGAGAGCTTGATTGCAGCAGAACGCATCATTATGACCAGATACATCGATAAATATTATGGGGATAAGACTAAGCTCGCCTCCAAGCTGGGAATGGGAAGGACGACCTTCTATAGAAAGCTGAAGGAATTGGGGATTTCGTACTGAGGGCATCAAGCTAGATAATATTCATTTGCCGGTTATGAGGCAATTGACATTATCCCTCTTGGAATAATAACGACCTTGCTCGTAAAAGTGATCCGAGAGTACAATCGGTTTTTCTGACCCGGGAGCAAGA of Brevibacillus choshinensis contains these proteins:
- a CDS encoding sigma 54-interacting transcriptional regulator, whose product is MTTKIAIVGQGDFINLAKRVTAKLAHRLNVHLQLLEINQADSPGLVPSILSLIEKIDTDIIITGRFIESLLRGKTSIPIIHLHLTPSDILIAVNQSIPYSRRIAIAMAELADLRYDFSALQDLLNIKLEYINYTTPAELHSKIRGFSDEEGTVIGTGLAVRYAQQFGMHGTLIYTEKSIIESIERALEIIHFKKEEEKRNQAFMAIINSVRDGIIATNSNDEITIVNDSARQLLQLPNENLLGTNLSAALSPLSLLELAHEESFQDKIIKFRHIRLNTTKTGIYQKNVKIGNVLTFQDMTHIENIEQKYRLENEAKGQIARSHFPDIISSNSAMSQTVERAKRFSQTDSTILIIGETGTGKELLAQSIHNHSDRKSQPFVAINCAALPETLLESQLFGYEDGAFTGASKNGKKGLFEIAHNGTVFLDEINSISLHFQARLLRVLQEKEVVRVGGNKVIPINIRVVAATNEDLLPLVKSSKFRADLYYRLNVLKLNIPPLRERLEDVPLLTKQFLLHQNKELYQHVEPCIEKLCAELKKYTYPGNIRELYNILERFSILCEPEKVQDFETCKQIIRECMEDRSADIGNHGQSLEIDLQESYRESLIAAERIIMTRYIDKYYGDKTKLASKLGMGRTTFYRKLKELGISY